One Gimesia aquarii DNA segment encodes these proteins:
- a CDS encoding GlxA family transcriptional regulator, giving the protein MKKRRNASGKGKSRRIVFLAFPQVVLLDLAGPWEVFSLANTLTRGEKQPYNLELVSGDGSAMILASGGISMASHRTARNCRGDIDTLIVPAADLPSATKSSTRSSTILRRLSRRSHRIVSICGGAFLLAEAGLLDGKKATTHWRGTEELSARFPEVEVQADSIFVKDGNVYTSAGVTAGIDLALALVEEDLGRAMALDCARNLVVFMRRPGGQSQFSVTLESQHTERNSISELMAWAVDNPSSNLSVEAMAERVHMSLRNFSRVFRSEVGQTPAAFVEKLRVEAARRHLEETDQSLDEIATSCGFGSADSMRRSFHRVVKVAPSDYRRRFCQQ; this is encoded by the coding sequence ATGAAAAAAAGACGCAACGCTTCTGGCAAAGGCAAATCTCGCCGCATCGTGTTTCTTGCGTTTCCGCAGGTTGTCCTGCTTGATCTAGCCGGACCGTGGGAAGTTTTCTCTCTTGCGAACACGTTAACAAGAGGCGAAAAGCAACCATATAATTTAGAATTAGTTAGCGGCGACGGGTCCGCGATGATTCTCGCTAGCGGAGGGATTTCAATGGCAAGTCACCGAACGGCGCGAAATTGCCGCGGCGACATCGACACGCTAATCGTCCCAGCCGCTGACTTGCCATCTGCAACGAAGTCGTCCACTCGTTCATCGACGATACTGCGACGCTTGTCGAGGCGGTCTCACCGCATCGTGTCGATCTGTGGTGGAGCGTTTCTTCTAGCAGAAGCCGGGCTCCTTGACGGCAAAAAGGCAACGACCCATTGGCGTGGAACTGAGGAACTCTCCGCTCGGTTTCCAGAAGTCGAGGTCCAGGCCGATTCGATTTTTGTGAAGGATGGGAATGTCTATACGTCCGCTGGCGTAACTGCTGGCATCGACCTCGCGTTAGCTCTTGTGGAAGAGGACTTGGGGCGAGCAATGGCACTCGACTGTGCCCGAAACCTTGTGGTCTTCATGCGCCGTCCGGGCGGGCAGTCTCAGTTCAGTGTCACATTGGAATCGCAACACACCGAACGAAATTCCATCAGCGAGCTGATGGCGTGGGCTGTGGACAACCCATCCAGTAATCTTTCCGTTGAGGCTATGGCCGAACGGGTTCATATGAGTCTCCGCAACTTCTCGCGAGTTTTCCGTAGTGAAGTCGGACAAACGCCCGCTGCATTCGTCGAAAAACTTCGGGTCGAAGCGGCGCGTCGGCATCTTGAAGAGACGGATCAATCACTCGATGAGATCGCGACAAGTTGCGGCTTCGGTAGCGCAGATTCAATGAGGCGTTCATTCCATCGCGTAGTGAAAGTCGCTCCCAGCGATTATCGTCGGCGATTCTGCCAGCAATGA
- a CDS encoding DUF2306 domain-containing protein, whose protein sequence is MATGVVAFVLGIRKQRWPLHRLAGRTYAVAVVISAVAGLPLAFTATGGASATIGFLLLNGVWLATAAATYLLARRHDIARHRAWAVRSYAVTFANMTLHLLTALLTDPLDSRAAAYIVAVWLCWPVNLCAAEVALRAGARLNARSKKAVTQKRAASTGN, encoded by the coding sequence ATGGCGACTGGGGTTGTGGCTTTCGTGCTGGGCATACGCAAACAACGCTGGCCCCTGCATCGGTTGGCCGGCCGGACCTACGCTGTCGCGGTCGTCATATCCGCCGTAGCGGGGCTCCCACTGGCATTCACTGCGACTGGCGGTGCCTCCGCTACCATCGGTTTTCTGCTACTCAATGGTGTGTGGCTGGCGACAGCGGCCGCCACCTACCTGCTGGCCCGACGGCACGACATCGCAAGGCATCGTGCTTGGGCGGTGCGGAGCTACGCTGTCACCTTCGCAAACATGACGCTCCACCTCCTGACCGCATTGCTGACGGATCCGCTTGACAGTCGCGCGGCGGCATACATCGTGGCGGTGTGGCTCTGCTGGCCGGTGAACCTGTGCGCTGCAGAGGTCGCGCTGCGGGCGGGAGCTCGTTTAAACGCTCGGTCAAAAAAGGCAGTCACGCAAAAACGAGCGGCTTCCACGGGCAATTAA
- the lgt gene encoding prolipoprotein diacylglyceryl transferase: MYPVIAHLNWDINRVLFELGPLKIRYYGLFFTAGFICGYLLLRWMFKTENRNVDDVDSLLIYMVIGTIVGARLGHCLFYHPAYFFENPIRFLEIWNGGLASHGAAVGITLSAWLYSRKHPDQPLLWLLDRLAIPVALAGFFIRIGNFFNSEILGRVSDVPWAVVFVNGLGLETREARLSPRHPVMLYESFCYGCIFLVLYLLYRKYRSETPRGLLIGLFFILVFSARFILEFFKMRQAEFAQNLPLSVGQMLSIPLVIVGILLLFYRKPPTPADSGSKAKKP; encoded by the coding sequence GTGTATCCAGTCATCGCCCACCTGAATTGGGATATCAACCGGGTCCTGTTTGAACTGGGCCCGCTCAAGATTCGTTATTACGGTCTCTTTTTCACAGCCGGTTTCATCTGTGGCTACCTTCTGTTGCGCTGGATGTTTAAAACGGAAAACCGGAATGTCGACGATGTTGATTCTCTACTCATTTATATGGTGATTGGTACGATTGTCGGTGCGCGTCTCGGGCACTGTCTGTTTTATCATCCCGCCTATTTTTTTGAGAACCCGATTCGTTTTCTTGAGATCTGGAATGGGGGACTGGCCAGTCATGGTGCTGCTGTCGGAATTACACTTTCGGCCTGGCTCTATTCACGCAAGCATCCGGACCAACCTTTATTGTGGTTATTAGATCGTTTAGCGATTCCCGTTGCACTTGCAGGTTTCTTTATTCGAATCGGCAACTTTTTCAATTCGGAGATTCTGGGACGTGTTTCCGATGTGCCCTGGGCGGTGGTGTTTGTGAATGGTCTGGGACTCGAGACGCGGGAAGCACGGTTGTCGCCACGGCATCCCGTCATGCTCTATGAATCTTTTTGCTATGGCTGCATTTTTCTCGTTCTGTATCTGCTCTACCGTAAGTATCGCTCCGAGACCCCCCGTGGTTTGCTCATCGGCCTCTTTTTCATATTGGTCTTTTCTGCGCGGTTTATTCTGGAATTCTTCAAAATGCGACAAGCGGAATTTGCTCAAAACCTGCCATTAAGTGTAGGGCAAATGCTCAGCATTCCGCTTGTGATCGTGGGGATTTTGCTCTTATTTTATCGAAAGCCTCCCACGCCAGCCGACAGTGGCTCTAAAGCAAAAAAGCCCTGA
- a CDS encoding DJ-1/PfpI family protein: MHLTNVTTKEKEMNINENEAHTEKSSLNRRQFAGSAAALAMTVGVTGGTRAAAAENKNVQRGKHEMPSPHKERKPVVGMLVHPGVTLLDLLGPQTVLAPSCDVHLVWKNTDLLETDSGIVMKASCTFTDCPKNLDVLFVPGGSFEVMEDPEVLRFLADRGSRAKWVTSVCGGSIVLGAAGLMQGYKATSHWAVRDLLTNFGATPVEERVVIDRNRVSGGGVTAGIDFGLVLLAKLLGEDVAKMTQLALEYDPAPPFDAGTPKNAGPAVVKKFQEWFGGAGNMLAPMCTAAGKKMGDYTPIAK; the protein is encoded by the coding sequence ATGCATCTCACGAATGTCACCACCAAGGAGAAAGAGATGAATATAAATGAGAATGAAGCGCATACGGAAAAATCGTCACTTAATAGGAGGCAATTCGCCGGCTCCGCGGCCGCATTGGCGATGACGGTCGGCGTGACAGGCGGAACGAGAGCGGCTGCCGCGGAGAACAAGAATGTGCAGAGGGGAAAACATGAAATGCCGTCCCCTCACAAGGAGCGGAAGCCTGTAGTCGGCATGCTCGTTCACCCTGGCGTGACACTGCTAGACCTACTTGGCCCGCAAACAGTTCTTGCCCCGTCGTGCGACGTCCACCTGGTCTGGAAGAACACCGACCTGCTCGAAACCGATAGTGGCATCGTCATGAAAGCGTCGTGTACGTTCACCGACTGTCCCAAAAACCTGGACGTGCTGTTCGTTCCCGGCGGCTCGTTCGAGGTTATGGAGGACCCCGAAGTTCTACGATTCCTGGCCGACCGGGGTTCGCGGGCGAAGTGGGTCACGAGCGTCTGCGGGGGTTCGATCGTGCTGGGGGCTGCGGGCCTCATGCAGGGATACAAGGCGACATCTCACTGGGCCGTCCGTGACCTCCTGACAAACTTTGGGGCAACACCAGTGGAAGAGCGGGTCGTGATCGACCGCAACCGGGTTTCCGGCGGTGGAGTGACGGCTGGTATCGACTTCGGTCTGGTACTACTGGCGAAGTTGCTGGGCGAGGATGTGGCAAAGATGACGCAATTGGCGCTAGAGTACGACCCAGCCCCACCATTTGACGCCGGTACGCCGAAGAATGCCGGTCCGGCGGTTGTGAAGAAATTCCAGGAGTGGTTCGGGGGAGCCGGAAACATGCTGGCTCCGATGTGTACCGCCGCTGGAAAAAAGATGGGCGACTACACGCCGATCGCGAAGTAG